The Nocardia arthritidis genome has a window encoding:
- the pruA gene encoding L-glutamate gamma-semialdehyde dehydrogenase: protein MDAVTVVPIPANEPVHSYAPGSRERELLIARLAELSGHSVEVPLVIGGKPRPGIGTRHDIVAPHRHRQVLGTYTDTTHSEAQDAIDAATAAAPGWRAMPFDERAAILLRAADLLAGPWRETIAAATMLGQSKSAVQAEIDAPCELIDFWRFNVAFAREILQQQPQSSPGVWNRMDYRPLEGFIYAITPFNFSAIAGNLPTAPALMGNTVVWKPSPTQTLAAYHTMRLLEAAGLPPGVINMVTGDGVELSEVALADRRLAGIHFTGSTKTFQFLWQQVGANIGRYDCYPRLVGETGGKDFIVAHASADPKALCTALIRGAFEYQGQKCSAASRAYIARSVWREMGDEFLNLTAELTYGDVADLSNFGGALIDRRAYDKNVAAIERARSAGITIPVGGTYDDSEGWFVRPTVMLADDPRDESFTTEYFGPILSVHVYDDAEPGAYTAVLAEVESAAPYGLTGAVFARDRNAVEQASAALRFAAGNFYINDKPTGAVVGQQPFGGARASGTDDKAGSPLNLLRWVAPRTIKETFVPPTDYRYPHMS, encoded by the coding sequence ATGGACGCTGTCACGGTAGTCCCCATACCCGCGAACGAGCCCGTGCACTCCTACGCACCGGGCAGCCGGGAGCGCGAGCTGCTCATCGCCCGGCTTGCCGAGCTCTCGGGCCATTCCGTCGAGGTGCCGCTGGTGATCGGCGGCAAACCGCGACCGGGCATCGGCACCCGGCACGATATCGTCGCACCGCACCGGCACCGGCAGGTGCTCGGAACATACACCGACACAACACATTCCGAGGCGCAGGACGCGATCGATGCGGCGACCGCGGCCGCACCCGGTTGGCGCGCGATGCCTTTCGACGAGCGCGCCGCCATCCTGTTGCGCGCGGCCGACCTACTGGCCGGGCCGTGGCGCGAAACCATCGCCGCCGCAACGATGCTCGGCCAGTCGAAATCCGCCGTGCAGGCCGAGATCGACGCACCGTGTGAGCTGATCGACTTCTGGCGATTCAATGTCGCCTTCGCCAGGGAGATTTTGCAACAGCAGCCGCAGTCGAGCCCGGGCGTGTGGAACCGGATGGACTACCGGCCGCTGGAGGGGTTCATCTACGCGATCACGCCGTTCAACTTCTCCGCCATCGCCGGAAATCTGCCCACCGCACCGGCTTTGATGGGCAATACCGTGGTGTGGAAGCCGTCGCCGACGCAGACGCTCGCGGCGTACCACACCATGCGGCTGCTGGAGGCGGCGGGCCTGCCGCCCGGCGTGATCAATATGGTCACCGGTGACGGTGTCGAGCTGTCCGAGGTGGCGCTGGCCGACCGGCGGCTGGCCGGAATTCATTTCACGGGCTCCACCAAGACATTCCAGTTCCTCTGGCAGCAGGTCGGCGCGAATATCGGCCGCTACGACTGCTATCCGCGGCTGGTCGGCGAGACGGGCGGCAAGGATTTCATCGTCGCGCACGCGTCGGCGGATCCGAAGGCGCTGTGCACCGCGCTGATTCGCGGCGCGTTCGAATATCAGGGCCAGAAGTGTTCGGCCGCGTCCCGCGCCTACATCGCGCGCTCGGTCTGGCGCGAGATGGGCGACGAGTTCCTGAACCTGACCGCCGAGCTGACCTACGGCGATGTCGCCGATCTGTCGAATTTCGGTGGGGCGCTGATCGATCGGCGCGCCTATGACAAGAATGTCGCCGCCATCGAGCGGGCCAGGTCGGCGGGCATCACCATTCCGGTCGGCGGTACCTACGACGATAGCGAGGGCTGGTTCGTCCGCCCGACGGTGATGCTGGCCGACGACCCGCGCGACGAATCCTTCACCACCGAGTATTTCGGCCCGATCCTGTCGGTGCACGTCTACGACGATGCCGAACCGGGCGCGTACACCGCGGTGCTCGCCGAGGTGGAATCGGCCGCGCCGTACGGATTGACCGGCGCGGTCTTCGCGCGCGATCGCAATGCCGTCGAACAGGCGAGTGCCGCACTGCGTTTCGCGGCGGGCAACTTCTATATCAACGACAAGCCGACCGGCGCGGTGGTCGGCCAGCAGCCGTTCGGCGGGGCCCGCGCCTCCGGCACCGACGACAAGGCGGGCTCACCGCTGAACCTGCTGCGCTGGGTCGCCCCGCGCACGATCAAGGAAACCTTCGTCCCGCCAACGGATTACCGGTATCCGCACATGAGCTGA
- a CDS encoding S8 family peptidase: protein MRVLIQLRPTADVIAAIADPAVTVTAGEVVGELPDAVVDRAWHPVAVPRALRFEDGPMYSLAPEHASVVVRGEIADTDIDAVVQRLTAQPAITGVFADPVIEGIITCGDSDPVGTWTDIESLLHTTDLAASGLTGQSVALAIVDTGINAAFVEQARGSAVTIDARRSWNPQGVTGTAGQFPVDHGTMCAFDTMIAAPRVTLLDYPVLRSTRQGQTAMDGLLSDALAGYAQLRTVLTDQPAATRALVVSNSWGAFSPDWDFPVGQPGNYSDNPSHPFNIIVGSLEAAGADILFAAGNCGRDCPDGRCGYADRPITGANSHPSVLSIGGVDTSNTRVGYSSQGPGRLTDKKPDICAYTHFLGSTAFGAGTPDSGTSAATPVAAGLIAAIRTRYPATALTPAQLRDLVRRTAIKHRKSGFDYDYGYGVADAAALLAALKNTGVRA, encoded by the coding sequence ATGCGCGTGCTGATTCAGCTTCGTCCGACGGCCGATGTGATCGCCGCGATCGCCGATCCGGCGGTCACCGTCACCGCAGGGGAGGTGGTCGGTGAACTGCCCGATGCGGTCGTGGACCGGGCATGGCATCCCGTCGCGGTACCGCGCGCACTCCGCTTCGAGGACGGGCCCATGTATTCGCTCGCGCCGGAGCATGCCTCGGTGGTGGTGCGCGGCGAGATCGCCGATACCGATATCGATGCCGTCGTACAGCGGCTGACCGCACAACCGGCGATCACCGGGGTGTTCGCCGATCCGGTCATCGAGGGCATCATCACCTGTGGTGACAGCGACCCGGTCGGCACCTGGACCGATATCGAATCACTGCTGCACACCACCGATTTGGCGGCGTCGGGGCTGACCGGGCAGTCGGTGGCGCTCGCCATCGTCGACACCGGGATCAACGCGGCGTTCGTCGAGCAGGCCCGCGGCAGCGCGGTCACCATCGACGCGCGGCGCAGCTGGAATCCGCAGGGCGTCACCGGAACAGCGGGCCAGTTTCCGGTCGACCACGGCACCATGTGCGCCTTCGACACCATGATCGCCGCACCGCGCGTCACCCTGCTCGACTATCCGGTGCTGCGCAGCACCCGCCAGGGCCAGACCGCGATGGACGGCCTGCTGTCCGACGCGCTGGCCGGGTACGCGCAACTGCGCACCGTGCTCACCGACCAACCGGCTGCCACCAGGGCGCTGGTGGTCAGCAATAGTTGGGGCGCTTTCTCGCCCGATTGGGATTTCCCGGTCGGCCAGCCAGGGAATTACTCCGACAATCCGTCCCATCCGTTCAACATCATCGTCGGCTCGCTGGAGGCCGCGGGTGCCGACATCCTGTTCGCCGCGGGCAATTGCGGACGCGATTGCCCCGATGGCCGCTGCGGTTACGCCGATCGCCCGATCACCGGGGCGAATTCGCATCCGAGCGTGCTGAGCATCGGCGGTGTCGACACCTCGAATACCAGGGTCGGCTACTCCTCCCAGGGGCCGGGCCGCCTCACCGACAAGAAGCCCGATATCTGCGCCTACACCCACTTCCTCGGCTCGACGGCCTTCGGCGCGGGCACCCCCGACTCGGGCACCTCGGCCGCCACCCCCGTCGCCGCCGGGCTGATCGCGGCCATCCGCACCCGCTACCCGGCCACCGCGCTGACACCGGCGCAATTGCGAGATCTGGTGCGGCGCACCGCGATCAAGCACAGAAAGAGCGGTTTCGACTACGACTACGGTTACGGCGTCGCCGATGCGGCGGCACTGCTCGCGGCACTGAAGAACACCGGCGTTCGGGCGTAG
- the dapC gene encoding succinyldiaminopimelate transaminase: MSRRTRVSALLPDFPWDTIASVKERAAAHPGGLVDLSVGTPVDPVDPLIRTALNAVAAVPGYPTTHGTPELRAAAVDALARRYRITGVHPSAVLPVIGTKELIAGLPRLLGLGADDLVVIPEVAYPTYEVGALLAGTRMLRADGLTQLGPERPALIFLNSPSNPTGRVLGVDHLRKVVAFARERGVIVASDECYLGLSWEGRALSILDPEVCDGDHTNLLAIHSLSKTSSLASYRAGFVVGDPELIGEMLEVRKHSGMMVPLPIQAAMTAALGDDEHEARQRERYRARREVLRKALAGAGFRIDHSEAGLYLWSTRGEPGLTTLDWLADRGILAAPGHFYGPQGAEHVRIALTASDERIAAAAERLSGN, encoded by the coding sequence GTGAGTAGACGCACCCGGGTCAGCGCGCTGCTACCCGATTTCCCCTGGGACACCATCGCTTCGGTGAAGGAGCGAGCGGCGGCGCATCCGGGCGGGCTCGTCGATCTCTCGGTCGGCACCCCGGTCGATCCGGTCGATCCGCTGATTCGCACCGCGCTGAACGCGGTCGCTGCGGTGCCCGGATATCCGACCACCCACGGCACTCCCGAACTCCGCGCGGCCGCGGTCGACGCGCTGGCCCGGCGTTATCGGATCACCGGTGTGCACCCGTCGGCGGTGCTTCCGGTGATCGGCACCAAGGAGCTCATCGCGGGCCTGCCTCGGTTACTCGGTTTGGGCGCCGACGATCTCGTCGTCATCCCGGAGGTTGCCTATCCGACCTACGAGGTCGGCGCGCTGCTGGCCGGCACTCGGATGCTGCGCGCCGACGGGCTCACCCAGCTCGGGCCGGAGCGCCCGGCGCTGATCTTCCTCAACTCGCCGTCGAATCCCACCGGCCGGGTGCTCGGGGTGGACCATCTGCGCAAGGTGGTGGCGTTCGCGCGGGAGCGCGGCGTCATCGTGGCCTCCGACGAGTGCTATCTCGGCCTGTCCTGGGAGGGCCGGGCGCTGTCGATCCTCGATCCCGAGGTCTGCGACGGCGACCACACGAACCTGCTCGCCATCCATTCGCTGTCCAAGACCTCGAGCCTGGCGAGTTACCGCGCCGGATTCGTCGTCGGCGATCCGGAGCTGATCGGCGAAATGTTGGAGGTGCGCAAGCATTCCGGCATGATGGTGCCCCTCCCGATCCAGGCCGCGATGACCGCGGCGCTCGGCGATGACGAGCACGAGGCGCGGCAGCGGGAGCGGTACCGGGCGCGGCGCGAGGTGTTGCGTAAAGCGTTGGCGGGGGCCGGTTTCCGGATCGATCACTCCGAGGCCGGGCTGTACCTCTGGTCGACCCGCGGCGAACCCGGTCTGACGACCTTGGATTGGCTCGCCGACCGCGGAATCCTCGCCGCACCCGGCCACTTCTACGGGCCGCAGGGCGCGGAGCACGTGCGAATCGCGTTGACGGCCAGTGACGAGCGGATCGCTGCGGCAGCAGAACGCTTGAGCGGCAACTGA
- the fdxA gene encoding ferredoxin, producing the protein MPYIIAEPCVDVKDKACIEECPVDCIYEGGRMLYIHPDECVDCGACEPVCPVEAIFYEDDTPDQWSGYVNANVDFFNDLGSPGGATKVGAVDYDPPFIKELPPMASE; encoded by the coding sequence GTGCCGTACATCATCGCTGAACCGTGCGTTGACGTGAAGGACAAGGCGTGCATCGAGGAATGCCCCGTGGATTGCATCTACGAGGGTGGCCGCATGCTGTACATCCATCCCGACGAGTGCGTGGACTGTGGTGCGTGTGAGCCGGTGTGCCCGGTGGAGGCGATCTTCTACGAGGACGACACCCCGGACCAGTGGAGCGGTTACGTCAACGCGAACGTCGATTTCTTCAACGACCTCGGCTCGCCCGGCGGCGCGACGAAGGTCGGCGCCGTCGATTACGACCCGCCGTTCATCAAGGAACTCCCGCCGATGGCGAGCGAGTGA
- a CDS encoding bifunctional FO biosynthesis protein CofGH, giving the protein MIEDVTQLPHPSIPSAPPAASAMRRALRRARDGVTLNVEEATVLLHARGDDLKDLMNSAARARDAALESAGRPKQLTYSRNVFIPLTRLCRDKCHYCTFVTVPGKLRAAGKGMFLEPDEVLDIARRGAALGCKEALFTLGDRPEDRWPEAAQWLDERGYDSTIDYLRAVSIMVLEETGLLPHLNPGVMTWEEISRLKPVSQSMGMMLETTATRLFTEKGNCHYGSPDKDPAVRLRAITDAGRLSVPYTTGILVGIGETLAERADSIMAIRKQHKAFGHIQEVIIQNFRAKSDTAMRDVPDAGIEEFLATIAVSRLVLGPDVPVQAPPNLVSHEDCRALIDAGIDDWGGVSPVTPDHVNPEHPWPNLETLREITESAGYQLAERTSAHPKYVRAGNPWVDPRIGAHVAALSDPATGLARPDAIPVGLPWQEPDESWESAGRVDLNTSIDTDGRNTVSRSDSALGEEVVGAFGDWDTIREQARDLAAAAPEKLDADVLAALRAAERDPAGLTDAEYLALATADGADLEAVTALADQLRRDTVGDDVTYVVNRNINFTNICYTGCRFCAFAQRKGDADAFTLSMDEVADRAWEAHVDGATEVCMQGGIDPDLPVTGYADLVRAVKKRVPSMHVHAFSPMEIVNGASRGGQSVKEWLVALKEAGLDTIPGTAAEILDDEVRWVLTKGKLPTSAWIDVISTAHRVGIRSSSTMMYGHVDSPKHWVGHLRVIRGIQDDTGGFTEFVLLPFVHQSAPLYLAGAARPGPTIRDNRAAHALARIMLHGRIDNIQTSWVKLGTAGTRMMLNGGANDLGGTLMEETISRMAGSQHGSAKTVAELVDIASGIGRPTRERTTTYGVPKRRGPLPDLQLTVG; this is encoded by the coding sequence ATGATCGAGGACGTGACTCAACTGCCGCACCCCAGCATTCCTTCCGCACCGCCCGCGGCCTCGGCCATGCGCCGCGCGCTGCGTCGGGCGCGTGACGGGGTGACGCTCAACGTCGAAGAGGCCACCGTGCTGCTGCATGCGCGCGGTGACGATCTGAAAGACCTGATGAACAGCGCGGCGCGCGCCCGCGACGCCGCGCTGGAATCGGCGGGCCGACCGAAACAGCTCACCTACTCGCGTAACGTTTTCATCCCGCTCACCCGGTTGTGCCGGGACAAATGCCACTACTGCACCTTCGTCACCGTGCCCGGCAAACTCCGGGCAGCGGGCAAGGGCATGTTCCTCGAACCCGACGAGGTACTCGATATCGCCCGCCGCGGCGCCGCGCTCGGCTGTAAGGAAGCGCTGTTCACGCTCGGCGACCGCCCCGAGGACCGCTGGCCGGAGGCGGCGCAGTGGCTCGACGAGCGCGGCTACGACTCCACCATCGACTACCTGCGCGCCGTATCGATCATGGTGCTGGAGGAGACCGGCCTGCTGCCGCATCTCAATCCTGGTGTGATGACCTGGGAGGAGATCTCCCGGCTGAAGCCGGTCTCGCAGTCCATGGGCATGATGCTGGAGACCACCGCGACCCGGCTGTTCACCGAAAAGGGCAACTGCCACTACGGAAGTCCGGACAAGGATCCGGCGGTGCGGCTGCGCGCGATCACCGACGCGGGCAGGCTCTCGGTGCCGTACACCACCGGCATCCTGGTCGGCATCGGCGAGACGCTGGCCGAGCGCGCCGATTCGATCATGGCGATTCGCAAGCAGCACAAGGCATTCGGGCATATTCAGGAAGTCATCATCCAGAACTTCCGGGCCAAGAGCGATACCGCCATGCGCGATGTGCCGGATGCGGGGATCGAGGAATTCCTGGCCACCATCGCGGTGAGCCGCCTGGTGCTCGGTCCGGACGTGCCGGTGCAGGCGCCGCCGAATCTGGTGTCGCACGAGGACTGTCGCGCGCTGATCGATGCGGGCATCGACGACTGGGGCGGTGTCTCACCGGTGACGCCCGACCACGTCAACCCGGAACACCCGTGGCCGAATCTGGAAACGCTGCGCGAGATCACCGAATCCGCGGGTTATCAACTGGCCGAACGGACTTCGGCGCATCCGAAATATGTGCGGGCGGGCAACCCGTGGGTGGATCCGCGGATCGGCGCGCACGTCGCCGCGCTCAGCGATCCGGCGACCGGCCTGGCCCGGCCGGACGCGATTCCGGTCGGCCTGCCGTGGCAGGAGCCGGACGAATCGTGGGAGTCGGCGGGCCGCGTCGACCTGAACACCTCGATCGATACCGATGGCCGAAATACGGTGAGCCGCAGCGATTCCGCGCTCGGTGAAGAGGTAGTGGGCGCCTTCGGCGATTGGGACACCATTCGCGAACAGGCGCGCGATCTGGCCGCCGCCGCACCGGAGAAGCTCGACGCCGACGTGCTCGCCGCGCTACGCGCCGCCGAACGCGATCCGGCCGGGCTCACCGATGCCGAATACCTGGCACTGGCCACCGCCGACGGCGCCGACCTCGAGGCGGTGACCGCGCTCGCCGATCAACTGCGCCGCGACACCGTCGGCGACGACGTCACCTACGTGGTGAACCGGAACATCAACTTCACCAATATCTGCTACACCGGCTGCCGCTTCTGTGCCTTCGCCCAGCGCAAGGGCGACGCCGACGCGTTCACGCTGAGCATGGACGAGGTCGCGGACCGCGCGTGGGAGGCGCATGTCGACGGCGCGACCGAGGTCTGCATGCAGGGCGGTATCGATCCGGATCTGCCGGTCACCGGTTACGCGGATCTGGTGCGCGCGGTGAAGAAGCGGGTGCCGTCGATGCACGTGCACGCCTTCAGCCCGATGGAGATCGTCAACGGAGCGTCGCGCGGCGGGCAGAGCGTCAAGGAGTGGCTGGTCGCGCTGAAAGAGGCCGGACTGGACACCATTCCGGGCACCGCCGCGGAAATCCTCGACGACGAGGTGCGCTGGGTGCTCACCAAGGGCAAGCTGCCGACCTCGGCGTGGATCGACGTGATCAGCACCGCGCACCGGGTGGGCATCCGGTCGAGTTCGACCATGATGTACGGGCACGTCGACAGCCCGAAGCACTGGGTCGGCCATCTGCGGGTGATTCGCGGAATCCAGGACGACACAGGCGGTTTCACCGAATTCGTGCTGCTGCCCTTCGTCCATCAGAGCGCGCCGCTGTACCTCGCGGGCGCGGCGCGGCCTGGTCCGACGATTCGCGACAACCGGGCCGCGCACGCGCTCGCCCGCATCATGCTGCACGGCCGGATCGACAACATCCAGACCAGCTGGGTCAAACTCGGCACCGCGGGTACCCGGATGATGCTGAACGGCGGCGCGAACGATCTCGGCGGCACGCTGATGGAGGAGACCATCTCCCGGATGGCGGGTTCGCAGCACGGCTCCGCGAAAACCGTTGCCGAGCTGGTGGATATCGCGTCGGGCATCGGGCGGCCGACCCGCGAACGCACCACGACGTACGGTGTGCCGAAGCGGCGCGGGCCGCTGCCGGATCTCCAGTTGACGGTCGGCTGA
- a CDS encoding PH domain-containing protein: MSQPRTIMAEPAWRPSAKAKLLWTIQAGLAWVIPFVAELIWALVDTGHRGAQLAVFVITLAAAAVSIGVVPWWRYAVHRWEVTDEAVYTRVGWINQESRVAPISRVQTVDTERGPLERMLDLATVTVTTASSAGAVTISALDRPVAEETVRRLTDIAARHRGDAT, translated from the coding sequence ATGTCGCAGCCGCGCACGATCATGGCCGAACCGGCCTGGCGTCCCAGCGCCAAGGCGAAACTGCTGTGGACCATTCAAGCCGGGCTCGCCTGGGTGATTCCGTTCGTGGCCGAACTGATTTGGGCACTGGTGGATACCGGGCACCGCGGCGCGCAGCTCGCCGTCTTCGTGATCACCCTGGCCGCCGCCGCGGTCAGCATCGGGGTGGTGCCGTGGTGGCGCTACGCGGTGCACCGGTGGGAGGTCACCGACGAGGCGGTGTACACGCGGGTCGGCTGGATCAATCAGGAGAGCCGGGTCGCACCGATCTCCCGGGTGCAGACGGTGGACACCGAGCGCGGGCCGCTGGAGCGCATGCTCGACCTCGCGACGGTGACCGTCACCACCGCGTCTTCGGCTGGGGCCGTGACCATTTCGGCGCTGGACCGGCCGGTGGCCGAGGAGACGGTGCGGCGGCTGACCGATATCGCCGCCCGGCACCGCGGTGACGCGACATGA
- a CDS encoding PH domain-containing protein: MTQVLPWQRLDPRMLLVHPVNEVVRYIPVLIGTVIVGSRADNPLWSLIPLVLIVGFAATRWFTTTYRVGPTHVELRTGLIQRKRLAVPRSRIRSVDIEADLLHRALGLAVLAIGTGQHADKKEQFKLDALDARLVPDLRRELLASTGTEEVAGQEVPKIEPAGREIGHWQAGWVRYAPLSLTGFAIFAPIVGLAFQYGIGQAIFRSDAVHSLRDGTALVITLVIAALVVALVLVVALAACARYLATYFGLQVLDDGKTLQIRHGLFTTRQITMDLARFRGATVNEPLLLRLAGGAELEAIMTGEKPRVKILPQAPRAAIDHTLAHLLAPDATHDKPSGTTQSMPGLVPLIPHGPAALRRRYTRTLLPVLVIAVVMLAIRLAGVEFSAWWWLIPVLGALIGIPLAADRYRGLGHAVIPADGAAPTWLVTRSGSLDRDRDCLEAPGIIGWTVRQTFFQRRAGVATVVAATAAGKKRYAVIDIPIDQAYALIEQVHPGRLGKR; encoded by the coding sequence ATGACGCAGGTACTGCCGTGGCAGCGGCTGGATCCGCGAATGTTGCTGGTACATCCGGTCAATGAGGTCGTGCGGTACATCCCGGTGTTGATCGGCACGGTCATCGTCGGCAGCCGCGCCGACAATCCACTGTGGAGCCTGATCCCGCTGGTGCTGATCGTGGGTTTCGCGGCGACCCGCTGGTTCACCACCACCTACCGGGTCGGTCCGACGCATGTCGAGCTGCGGACGGGCCTGATCCAGCGCAAGAGGCTCGCGGTGCCGCGCTCGCGGATCCGCTCGGTGGATATCGAGGCCGACCTGTTGCACCGGGCGCTCGGGTTGGCGGTGCTCGCCATCGGGACCGGGCAGCACGCCGACAAGAAGGAGCAGTTCAAGCTCGACGCGCTGGACGCGCGGCTGGTCCCGGACCTGCGCCGCGAACTGCTCGCTAGTACCGGCACCGAAGAGGTTGCCGGACAAGAGGTTCCGAAGATAGAACCGGCGGGCCGGGAGATCGGGCACTGGCAGGCGGGCTGGGTGCGGTACGCGCCGCTGTCGCTGACCGGGTTCGCGATCTTCGCGCCGATCGTCGGCCTCGCCTTCCAATACGGAATCGGCCAGGCGATTTTCCGCTCCGACGCGGTGCACAGCCTGCGCGACGGCACGGCGCTGGTCATCACGCTGGTGATCGCGGCATTGGTTGTCGCGCTGGTGCTGGTGGTGGCGCTGGCGGCGTGCGCGCGTTATCTGGCAACGTATTTCGGCCTGCAGGTGCTCGACGACGGAAAGACACTGCAGATCCGGCACGGACTGTTCACCACGCGGCAGATCACCATGGATCTGGCCAGGTTTCGCGGCGCGACGGTGAACGAGCCGCTGCTGCTGCGGCTCGCCGGCGGCGCCGAACTCGAGGCGATCATGACCGGCGAGAAGCCGCGGGTGAAGATCCTGCCGCAGGCGCCGCGGGCGGCGATCGATCACACGCTCGCACATCTGCTCGCACCGGACGCCACACACGATAAACCCAGCGGCACAACGCAATCGATGCCCGGCCTGGTGCCGCTCATCCCGCACGGGCCCGCGGCGCTGCGGCGCCGGTACACCCGCACGCTGCTGCCCGTACTCGTCATCGCGGTCGTCATGCTCGCGATAAGGCTTGCGGGCGTGGAGTTTTCGGCATGGTGGTGGCTGATTCCGGTCCTCGGCGCGCTGATCGGCATTCCGCTCGCCGCCGACCGGTATCGCGGACTCGGCCACGCGGTCATTCCGGCCGACGGCGCCGCGCCGACCTGGCTCGTCACCCGCTCGGGTTCGCTGGACCGCGACCGCGACTGCCTGGAGGCGCCCGGCATCATCGGCTGGACGGTGCGGCAGACCTTCTTCCAGCGCCGGGCGGGAGTCGCGACGGTGGTCGCGGCGACCGCGGCGGGCAAGAAGCGCTACGCGGTGATCGATATCCCGATCGACCAGGCGTATGCGCTGATCGAGCAGGTGCACCCGGGACGCCTCGGCAAGCGCTGA
- a CDS encoding APC family permease yields the protein MVNTLEQRAAEPRIADRRVRRMQRGDKFRLTALGGLAALSLDALSSVAYGPEAIVLVLIAAGEAAVSWTLPVSVAIAALLLVLVLSYRQVIAVHPDGGGAYAVAKRHLGRWASLLAAASLVVDYVLTVAVSLAAGAASLASAFPLLAGHLLLVTLIGLAVLTVINLIGVAESAKVLMGPTILFVVLILAVIVAGLVHWEPVRIGTDRSPFVAVEGLGIILLLKAFSAGCSALTGVEAIANAVPSFRTPAVRRAQHTEVALGVLLGVMLLGLAWLIRRHDVVPRGDVTLLAQLSTGAFGTGWLFYLTNLAVTLVLVLAANTSFGGLPVLLSLLAKDRRVPSLFGVRSERPVFRYGVAALAGLAALVLIIVGAETHRLLPLFAIGVFIGFTISQGGLVLHWYRERGPGWWHRAALNGFGAILTAVALIVLLAEKFTEGAWLLLIIVPALVVNFARTENYYGDVARQLHLGEIPPRPEPGSATQALVVVPVVAISEVTARALCSALRMRGEIVAVAAEIDPDSTKKLSAQWKEWDPGVPLKVLPSPHRSLVNTLVGYVRKQTEKGRQVTVLLAHMEARRWWRRPLHNPRGPVLTAALRARTDAVVATLAVRLD from the coding sequence GTGGTGAATACGCTGGAGCAGCGCGCTGCCGAACCGAGGATCGCCGACCGCCGGGTCCGGCGGATGCAGCGCGGCGACAAATTCCGTTTGACCGCGCTCGGCGGACTGGCCGCGCTCTCGCTCGACGCGCTGTCCAGCGTCGCGTACGGCCCCGAGGCGATCGTGCTGGTGCTCATCGCCGCGGGCGAGGCGGCGGTCTCCTGGACGCTGCCGGTTTCGGTGGCCATCGCCGCACTGCTGCTGGTGCTGGTGCTGTCCTACCGGCAGGTGATCGCGGTGCACCCCGACGGCGGCGGCGCGTATGCCGTGGCCAAACGGCATCTCGGCCGCTGGGCCAGCCTGCTCGCGGCGGCCAGCCTGGTGGTCGACTACGTGCTCACGGTCGCGGTCAGCCTCGCGGCCGGTGCGGCGAGCCTGGCCAGCGCCTTTCCGTTGCTCGCGGGCCATCTGCTGCTCGTCACGCTGATCGGGCTCGCGGTGCTCACCGTCATCAACCTGATCGGGGTGGCCGAATCCGCGAAAGTCCTGATGGGGCCGACGATTCTGTTCGTCGTGCTGATCCTCGCGGTGATCGTCGCCGGATTGGTGCACTGGGAGCCGGTGCGGATCGGCACCGATCGGTCGCCGTTCGTCGCGGTCGAGGGTTTGGGAATCATCCTGCTGCTCAAGGCCTTTTCGGCCGGATGCTCGGCGCTGACCGGTGTCGAGGCCATCGCCAACGCGGTCCCCTCGTTCCGCACGCCCGCAGTGCGGCGGGCCCAGCACACCGAGGTCGCGCTCGGCGTGCTGCTCGGCGTCATGCTGCTCGGGCTGGCCTGGCTGATCCGGCGCCACGATGTGGTGCCGCGCGGGGATGTGACCCTGCTGGCCCAGCTCTCGACCGGCGCGTTCGGCACCGGCTGGCTGTTCTATCTCACCAATCTGGCCGTCACGCTGGTGCTGGTGCTCGCGGCGAATACCAGCTTCGGCGGGCTGCCGGTGCTGCTCTCGCTGCTGGCCAAGGACCGGCGGGTGCCATCGCTGTTCGGCGTGCGCTCCGAACGCCCGGTGTTCCGCTACGGCGTCGCGGCGCTGGCCGGGCTCGCCGCGCTGGTGCTGATCATCGTCGGCGCCGAAACCCACCGGCTGCTACCGCTTTTCGCGATCGGCGTGTTCATCGGCTTCACCATCAGCCAGGGCGGCCTGGTACTGCACTGGTATCGCGAACGCGGTCCGGGATGGTGGCATCGGGCCGCGCTCAACGGATTCGGCGCGATACTCACCGCCGTCGCGCTGATCGTCCTACTCGCCGAGAAATTCACCGAGGGCGCCTGGCTGCTGCTGATCATCGTGCCCGCGCTGGTGGTGAATTTCGCTCGCACCGAGAACTATTACGGCGATGTCGCCCGGCAACTGCACCTCGGCGAGATTCCGCCGCGACCCGAACCCGGTTCGGCGACACAGGCTTTGGTGGTGGTTCCGGTGGTCGCGATCAGCGAGGTGACGGCCCGCGCGCTCTGCTCGGCCCTGCGGATGCGCGGCGAAATCGTCGCGGTGGCAGCCGAAATCGATCCCGACTCCACCAAAAAGCTCAGCGCGCAATGGAAGGAATGGGATCCCGGCGTACCGCTGAAGGTGCTGCCCTCCCCGCACCGCAGCCTCGTCAACACCCTCGTCGGCTATGTGCGCAAGCAAACCGAAAAGGGCCGCCAGGTCACCGTTCTGCTGGCCCATATGGAGGCCAGGCGCTGGTGGCGCCGCCCACTGCACAACCCGCGCGGCCCGGTGCTCACCGCGGCCCTGCGCGCCCGCACCGACGCGGTCGTCGCGACGCTCGCGGTTCGGCTCGACTGA